One genomic window of Kaistia geumhonensis includes the following:
- a CDS encoding DUF992 domain-containing protein, with amino-acid sequence MNAKTLALAALVAGLPLATPAFAQQAAVGKLECDVSSGVGFFVVEKQTMKCVFTPQNGGPLDYYTGKIAEYGVALGEVKKGVLIWGVITATNTVPSAGTLAGTFAGAGADVAFVKGLGANVLVGGGDSSIALQPVSVEGETGFNLAAGVTTVTLEVAPAPAQ; translated from the coding sequence ATGAACGCCAAAACTCTCGCCCTTGCCGCGCTCGTCGCCGGCCTGCCGCTCGCCACGCCCGCTTTTGCCCAGCAGGCGGCGGTCGGCAAGCTCGAATGCGATGTCTCGTCGGGCGTCGGCTTCTTCGTCGTCGAGAAGCAGACGATGAAATGCGTGTTCACGCCGCAGAACGGCGGCCCGCTCGACTACTACACGGGCAAGATCGCCGAATACGGCGTCGCTCTCGGCGAGGTGAAGAAGGGCGTCCTGATCTGGGGTGTCATCACCGCGACCAACACGGTTCCGAGCGCCGGGACGCTGGCCGGCACCTTCGCCGGCGCCGGCGCGGACGTCGCCTTCGTCAAGGGCCTCGGTGCCAATGTTCTGGTCGGCGGCGGCGACAGCTCGATCGCCCTGCAGCCGGTCAGCGTGGAAGGCGAGACGGGCTTCAACCTCGCCGCCGGCGTTACGACGGTCACGCTCGAGGTTGCTCCCGCCCCCGCGCAGTAG
- the clcA gene encoding H(+)/Cl(-) exchange transporter ClcA → MRGDTAMRDVQGGGSEASGEPAGGKGSLFAIGILAPLAGALAGALGAGFRYALDRAETLRGDVVSAAQGFPIVGFLAVVVLAAASAGIAAWLVRRFAREASGSGIPHVEAVLAGEAKQATFRLIPVKFVGGTLAIGGGLALGREGPSVQMGATLAHLVGKWFRCDWDDCRMLLAAGAGAGLATAFNAPIAGAIFVLEELVRRFETRIAIAALGASATAIAVARAILGDSLDFTVAPIAAPGIAGLPAYVLFGAVAGLVAIAYNRSILGAMDVFERITVLPATFKAMLVGAAVGAIAFVVPSLVGGGDPLTEQALAGNGTLQLLALYFAIRFVLGAVSYAAGTPGGLFAPILVLGAEMGLGFGLLASRLLPALGLDPRGFALVGMSAFFAGVVRAPLTGLVLAVEMTANTALLVPMLAATFAAMLVPTLAGDPPIYDTLRERAARKSG, encoded by the coding sequence ATGAGGGGCGATACAGCGATGCGGGATGTGCAGGGCGGCGGATCTGAAGCCTCGGGCGAACCGGCGGGCGGCAAAGGCAGCCTGTTCGCGATCGGGATTCTCGCTCCGCTGGCGGGTGCGCTGGCCGGCGCGCTCGGCGCGGGGTTCCGCTACGCCCTCGATCGCGCGGAGACACTGCGCGGCGACGTCGTCTCGGCGGCGCAGGGGTTTCCGATCGTCGGCTTCCTCGCCGTCGTCGTGCTCGCGGCGGCCTCTGCCGGCATCGCAGCCTGGCTGGTGCGGCGTTTCGCGCGCGAGGCGTCGGGCAGCGGCATCCCCCATGTCGAGGCCGTGCTGGCGGGTGAGGCGAAGCAGGCCACGTTCCGTCTCATCCCGGTCAAGTTCGTCGGCGGCACGCTCGCCATCGGCGGCGGTCTCGCCCTCGGCCGCGAGGGTCCCAGCGTCCAGATGGGCGCGACGCTCGCCCATCTCGTCGGCAAGTGGTTCCGCTGCGACTGGGACGATTGCCGCATGCTGCTCGCCGCCGGTGCCGGCGCCGGTCTCGCCACCGCCTTCAACGCGCCGATCGCCGGCGCCATCTTCGTCCTCGAGGAACTGGTTCGCCGTTTCGAGACGCGGATCGCCATCGCGGCGCTCGGCGCCTCGGCAACGGCGATCGCGGTGGCGCGCGCCATCCTCGGCGACAGCCTCGACTTCACGGTGGCGCCGATCGCGGCGCCAGGCATCGCCGGCCTGCCCGCCTATGTGCTGTTCGGAGCCGTCGCGGGTCTCGTCGCCATCGCCTACAACCGCAGCATCCTCGGCGCGATGGACGTCTTTGAACGGATCACGGTGCTCCCGGCCACCTTCAAGGCGATGCTGGTCGGTGCCGCGGTGGGTGCCATCGCCTTCGTCGTCCCGTCGCTGGTGGGCGGTGGCGATCCGCTGACCGAGCAGGCGCTCGCCGGCAACGGGACGCTGCAGCTGCTGGCGCTCTATTTCGCCATCCGCTTCGTCCTCGGCGCGGTGTCCTATGCCGCCGGGACACCCGGCGGGCTCTTCGCGCCGATCCTCGTTCTCGGGGCCGAGATGGGCCTCGGCTTCGGCCTCCTGGCGTCGCGCCTGCTGCCGGCGCTCGGGCTCGACCCGCGCGGCTTCGCGCTGGTCGGCATGTCGGCCTTCTTTGCCGGTGTGGTGCGGGCGCCGCTCACCGGCCTCGTGCTCGCCGTCGAGATGACGGCCAACACGGCCCTTCTGGTGCCGATGCTGGCGGCGACCTTCGCGGCCATGCTGGTGCCGACCCTCGCCGGCGATCCGCCGATCTACGACACGCTGCGCGAGCGGGCGGCGAGGAAATCGGGCTGA
- the polA gene encoding DNA polymerase I — protein MSETPTPPSAGTLQRPVAAGDHVFLVDGSSYIFRAYHALPPLTRKSDGLPVGAVSGFCNMLWKLLKEANEVGVRPTHLAVVLDHSATTFRNAIYPLYKAQRPDPPEDLRPQFSLIRHAVQAFNVACVEQEGFEADDLIATYADQAVAAGADVTIVSSDKDLMQLIRPGVVMLDTMKGKTIGRDEVIEKFGVPPEKVVDVQSLAGDSIDNVPGVPGIGIKTAAQLIETYGDLESLLAAAGEIKQPKRREALIANAEQARISMRLVTLDTAVPLTVPIDQLVVRAVDGARLIRFLKAMEFSTLTGRVAAATGVEQSKVDPDFALAAASARTGEAEAGSSPGGEPLPEGSLAAASVALAETVAGLTPSALAAARADAARASPVDRSTYETVTSLEQLVGWVRRASERGVVAVDTETTSLDPMQAELVGVSLAVGPGEACYIPLAHRGAGDGLFNEGILEGQIPLRAALDALKPMLEDRAVLKVAQNLKYDWLILARYGIEIAPYDDTMLISYVLDAGRGPHGMDPLSEKWLGHTPITFDDVTGKGKARITFDRVAIDRATAYAAEDADVTLRLWQVLKPRLAAEGMANVYETLERPMIPVLSAMERRGISIDRGMLSRLSGDFAQAAAGLEDEIHKLAGQPFNIGSPKQLGDILFGVMGLPGATKTATGAWATGASILEELAEQGYELPQRILEWRQLTKLRSTYTDALPSYQHPETDRVHTSYALAATTTGRLSSSEPNLQNIPVRTEAGRKIRRAFVAAPGTKLVSADYSQIELRLLAEIADIPALRQAFRDGLDIHALTASEMFGVPVEGMPSEVRRRAKAINFGIIYGISAFGLANQLGIGREEAGAYIKRYFERFPGIRAYMDETRRFCREHGFVTTLFGRRCHYPEINSKNPSVRAFNERASINARLQGTAADIIRRAMIRVAPALEAARLNARMLLQVHDELIFEVPEDEVDATVPLVTQIMEKAPEPAVALHVPLKVDARAADNWDEAH, from the coding sequence ATGTCCGAGACACCCACGCCTCCCTCCGCCGGCACTTTGCAGCGCCCCGTCGCCGCCGGCGATCACGTCTTCCTCGTGGACGGATCGTCATACATCTTCCGCGCCTATCATGCGCTGCCGCCGCTGACGCGCAAGTCCGACGGCCTGCCTGTCGGTGCGGTTTCCGGCTTCTGCAACATGCTTTGGAAGCTTCTGAAGGAAGCCAACGAGGTCGGCGTCCGCCCGACGCATCTTGCGGTCGTCCTCGACCACTCCGCCACAACCTTCCGCAATGCGATCTACCCACTCTACAAGGCGCAGCGGCCCGATCCGCCGGAGGACCTGCGGCCGCAGTTCTCGCTGATTCGCCACGCGGTGCAGGCCTTCAACGTCGCCTGCGTCGAGCAGGAAGGCTTCGAGGCCGACGATCTCATCGCCACTTATGCGGACCAGGCCGTCGCGGCCGGCGCCGACGTCACGATCGTTTCGTCCGACAAGGACCTGATGCAGCTGATCCGGCCCGGCGTCGTGATGCTCGACACCATGAAGGGCAAGACGATCGGCCGCGACGAGGTGATCGAGAAGTTCGGCGTGCCGCCCGAGAAGGTCGTCGACGTCCAGTCGCTCGCCGGCGACAGCATCGACAACGTGCCCGGCGTTCCCGGCATCGGCATCAAGACCGCCGCGCAGCTGATCGAGACCTATGGCGACCTGGAAAGCCTGCTCGCCGCGGCGGGCGAGATCAAGCAGCCGAAGCGGCGCGAGGCGCTGATCGCCAATGCCGAGCAGGCCCGCATCTCGATGCGGCTGGTGACGCTCGACACCGCCGTGCCGCTGACGGTGCCGATCGACCAGCTGGTCGTGCGCGCGGTGGACGGGGCGCGGCTCATCCGCTTCCTCAAGGCGATGGAGTTCTCGACGCTGACCGGCCGCGTCGCCGCGGCGACCGGCGTCGAACAGTCGAAGGTCGATCCCGATTTCGCCCTCGCCGCCGCTTCCGCGCGGACCGGCGAGGCCGAGGCCGGCTCTTCGCCGGGCGGCGAACCCTTGCCTGAGGGAAGCCTGGCGGCGGCCTCCGTGGCGCTCGCCGAGACCGTGGCTGGGCTCACGCCCTCGGCGCTCGCCGCCGCCCGCGCCGACGCGGCCCGTGCGTCACCCGTCGACCGCTCTACCTACGAGACCGTGACCAGCCTCGAGCAGCTCGTCGGCTGGGTCCGGCGCGCGAGCGAACGGGGCGTCGTCGCCGTCGACACGGAGACGACCTCGCTCGATCCGATGCAGGCCGAGCTCGTGGGCGTCTCGCTGGCCGTCGGGCCCGGCGAGGCCTGCTACATCCCGCTCGCCCATCGCGGCGCCGGCGACGGTCTCTTCAACGAAGGCATTCTCGAAGGGCAGATCCCGCTTCGGGCGGCGCTCGACGCGCTTAAGCCGATGCTCGAGGACCGCGCGGTCCTCAAGGTGGCGCAGAACCTCAAATATGACTGGCTGATCCTCGCCCGCTACGGCATCGAGATCGCGCCCTATGACGACACGATGCTGATCTCCTACGTGCTCGATGCCGGCCGCGGGCCGCACGGCATGGACCCGCTCTCGGAGAAGTGGCTCGGCCATACGCCGATCACCTTCGACGACGTGACCGGCAAGGGCAAGGCGCGCATTACCTTCGACCGCGTGGCGATCGACCGCGCCACGGCCTATGCCGCCGAGGACGCCGACGTGACGCTGCGCCTGTGGCAGGTGCTGAAGCCACGCCTTGCCGCCGAGGGCATGGCGAACGTCTACGAGACGCTGGAGCGGCCGATGATCCCGGTCCTCTCGGCCATGGAGCGGCGCGGCATCTCGATCGACCGCGGCATGCTCTCGCGCCTTTCGGGCGACTTCGCGCAGGCCGCGGCGGGGCTCGAGGACGAGATCCACAAGCTGGCCGGCCAGCCCTTCAACATCGGATCGCCGAAGCAGCTCGGCGATATCCTGTTCGGCGTCATGGGCCTGCCCGGCGCGACTAAGACGGCGACCGGCGCCTGGGCAACTGGGGCCAGCATCCTCGAGGAACTCGCCGAGCAGGGCTACGAGCTGCCGCAGCGGATCCTGGAATGGCGCCAGCTGACCAAGCTGCGCTCGACCTATACCGACGCCCTCCCCTCCTACCAGCATCCGGAGACGGACCGCGTCCACACCTCCTACGCGCTGGCGGCGACGACGACCGGACGCCTGTCGTCGTCGGAGCCCAACCTGCAGAACATTCCCGTCCGCACCGAGGCCGGCCGCAAGATCCGCCGCGCCTTCGTCGCCGCGCCGGGCACGAAGCTCGTTTCGGCCGACTATTCGCAGATCGAACTGCGGCTGCTCGCCGAGATCGCCGACATCCCGGCGCTGCGCCAGGCTTTCCGCGACGGCCTCGACATCCATGCGCTCACCGCGTCCGAGATGTTCGGCGTGCCGGTGGAAGGCATGCCGTCGGAGGTTCGGCGGCGCGCCAAGGCGATCAATTTCGGCATCATCTACGGCATCTCGGCCTTCGGCCTCGCCAACCAACTCGGCATCGGCCGCGAGGAAGCGGGCGCCTATATCAAGCGCTATTTCGAGCGCTTCCCCGGCATCCGCGCCTATATGGACGAGACGCGGCGCTTCTGCCGCGAGCACGGCTTCGTCACCACGCTGTTCGGCCGCCGCTGCCACTACCCCGAGATCAATTCGAAGAACCCGTCGGTCCGCGCCTTCAACGAGCGCGCCTCGATCAATGCAAGGCTTCAGGGAACGGCTGCCGACATCATCCGCCGCGCCATGATCCGCGTCGCGCCGGCGCTGGAGGCGGCGCGGCTCAATGCCCGCATGCTGTTGCAGGTGCATGACGAGCTGATCTTCGAGGTGCCCGAGGACGAGGTCGACGCGACGGTGCCGCTGGTCACCCAGATCATGGAGAAGGCCCCGGAACCGGCCGTGGCGCTGCATGTCCCGCTCAAGGTCGACGCCCGCGCCGCCGACAACTGGGACGAGGCGCACTGA
- a CDS encoding CPBP family glutamic-type intramembrane protease gives MADSTSPKPPATPPFAAALPLAALFGGLFLVWCLSVVWMRTLPPGDQWARQLWPILLWIGAIALYIVWQRPPQPARWLGLLPIDPPRVAITLAAFVGVFAWHAIRIQVGRPASGLLYELPPEIHIWIVAGVVVNALLFHGVLQTRLTELAGSRLAIGVTGIAVTLFRVPSFFIGGGFGVEPGMLVIIFFIALIAAILRDRSRSLWPAMALAAGNAFGTLL, from the coding sequence ATGGCCGATTCGACGTCACCCAAACCGCCTGCCACGCCGCCTTTCGCCGCCGCGCTGCCGCTCGCGGCGTTGTTCGGAGGGCTCTTTCTCGTCTGGTGCCTCTCCGTCGTCTGGATGCGCACCCTGCCGCCCGGCGATCAGTGGGCGCGCCAGCTCTGGCCGATCCTGCTGTGGATCGGCGCCATCGCGCTCTACATCGTCTGGCAGAGGCCGCCGCAGCCGGCCCGCTGGCTCGGCCTTCTTCCGATCGATCCGCCGCGCGTCGCCATCACACTCGCCGCCTTCGTCGGCGTCTTCGCCTGGCACGCGATCCGCATCCAGGTCGGCCGGCCCGCGAGCGGCCTGCTCTACGAGCTTCCGCCGGAAATCCATATCTGGATCGTCGCCGGCGTCGTGGTGAACGCGCTGCTCTTCCACGGCGTCCTGCAGACCCGGCTGACGGAACTCGCCGGATCGCGCCTCGCCATCGGGGTCACCGGCATCGCCGTGACCCTCTTCCGGGTACCCAGCTTCTTCATCGGCGGCGGCTTTGGCGTCGAGCCCGGCATGCTCGTCATCATCTTCTTCATCGCCCTGATCGCCGCCATTTTGCGTGACCGCAGCCGAAGCCTCTGGCCGGCCATGGCGCTGGCTGCCGGCAACGCCTTCGGCACGCTGCTTTAG
- a CDS encoding tyrosine recombinase XerC — protein MPDAPPLVFAAPDTLERIDAWEEHLRGERRLSGKTLEAYGRDLRQFLSFVTLHIGNPPGIADLADLRMADIRGFMASRRREGAGARTLARGLAGIRSFIAFLERDGLANGAAFRAMRTPRQPKTLPKPLTADQAVRVTEADEQLDETPWVAARNAAVLALCYGSGLRISEALGIRRADAPLAGEGVLRVTGKGGKTRLVPVLPVVAEAIATYLRLSPFAPKADGPLFLGVRGGPLSPRIIQLAMARMRGALGLPDSATPHALRHSFATHLLAGGGDLRAIQELLGHASLSTTQIYTGVDTERLLAVFEETHPRARR, from the coding sequence ATGCCCGACGCGCCGCCTCTCGTCTTCGCCGCCCCTGACACGCTCGAGCGGATCGATGCGTGGGAGGAACATCTGCGCGGCGAGCGGCGGCTGTCGGGAAAGACGCTGGAAGCCTATGGCCGCGACCTGCGGCAGTTCCTTTCCTTCGTGACGCTGCATATCGGCAATCCGCCGGGGATTGCCGATCTCGCCGATCTGCGCATGGCCGATATCCGCGGCTTCATGGCCAGCCGGCGGCGCGAGGGGGCCGGCGCGCGGACGCTGGCGCGCGGTCTTGCCGGAATCCGGTCCTTCATCGCCTTTCTGGAACGCGACGGCCTCGCCAACGGCGCCGCCTTCCGCGCCATGCGCACCCCGCGCCAGCCGAAGACGCTGCCGAAGCCGCTCACCGCCGACCAGGCGGTGCGGGTCACCGAGGCCGATGAGCAGCTCGACGAGACGCCCTGGGTCGCGGCGCGCAACGCGGCGGTGCTGGCGCTCTGTTATGGCTCGGGGCTGCGCATCTCGGAAGCGCTCGGCATCCGCCGGGCCGATGCGCCGCTCGCCGGAGAGGGCGTGCTGCGCGTCACCGGCAAGGGCGGCAAGACGCGGCTCGTGCCGGTGCTGCCGGTCGTCGCCGAGGCGATCGCCACCTATCTGCGGCTCTCGCCCTTCGCGCCAAAGGCTGACGGGCCGCTCTTCCTCGGGGTGCGCGGCGGGCCCCTTTCGCCGCGCATCATCCAGCTGGCGATGGCCCGCATGCGCGGCGCGCTCGGGCTCCCCGACAGCGCGACGCCGCATGCGCTGCGCCATTCCTTCGCGACGCATCTTCTCGCGGGCGGCGGCGATCTGCGTGCCATCCAGGAGCTGCTCGGCCATGCCAGCCTCTCCACGACGCAGATCTATACCGGCGTCGACACCGAGCGTCTCCTCGCGGTCTTCGAGGAGACGCATCCCCGCGCACGGCGCTGA
- a CDS encoding class I SAM-dependent methyltransferase, with product MTEKTQAAVPPARQAASQSTSQAELAARQFGSQADAYVASRVHAEGGDIAELAALVQPGARVLDLGCGGGHVSYAAAASAGAVTAYDLSGDMLAAVRREAAARGLANIETAQGPAERLPFADESFDVVLCRFTAHHWQDVRAGLREARRVLKKGGVAGFADVVAPEQPVFDTFLQTFEMLRDPSHVRDYSSAEWVSFAAEAGFSTTALTRRRLPLDYAAWIARMRTPPVLADAIRALQAAVSDDVRRYFEVADDGSFVIDTAVFTLRPL from the coding sequence ATGACCGAGAAGACCCAAGCAGCCGTGCCGCCGGCGCGCCAGGCGGCGAGCCAGTCCACGAGCCAGGCCGAGCTGGCCGCGCGGCAGTTCGGCAGCCAGGCGGACGCCTATGTCGCGAGCCGCGTCCACGCCGAAGGCGGCGACATCGCCGAGCTCGCGGCGCTGGTCCAGCCGGGAGCGCGCGTCCTCGACCTCGGCTGCGGCGGCGGTCATGTCTCCTATGCCGCGGCGGCAAGCGCCGGCGCGGTGACCGCCTACGACCTCTCGGGCGACATGCTGGCCGCGGTAAGGCGCGAGGCGGCGGCCCGCGGGCTCGCCAATATCGAGACGGCGCAGGGCCCCGCCGAGCGGCTGCCCTTTGCCGACGAGAGCTTCGACGTCGTGCTCTGCCGCTTCACCGCCCATCACTGGCAGGATGTCCGGGCCGGGTTGCGCGAGGCGCGGCGCGTGCTGAAGAAGGGCGGCGTCGCCGGATTCGCCGATGTCGTGGCGCCGGAGCAGCCGGTGTTCGACACCTTCCTGCAGACCTTCGAGATGCTGCGCGACCCCTCCCACGTCCGCGACTATTCCAGCGCGGAATGGGTGAGCTTCGCCGCCGAGGCCGGGTTCAGCACGACGGCGCTGACCCGCCGGCGCCTGCCGCTCGATTATGCCGCCTGGATCGCCCGCATGCGCACGCCGCCGGTGCTCGCCGACGCGATCCGCGCCCTGCAGGCGGCCGTCTCCGACGATGTCCGGCGCTATTTCGAGGTGGCGGATGACGGCAGCTTCGTCATCGACACCGCCGTCTTCACGCTGCGGCCGCTCTGA
- a CDS encoding MmyB family transcriptional regulator — translation MDGSIATRRHALGDFVRAHRARLQPLSFGLDPGRRRRTPGLRREELAQLAGVSATWLAWIEQGRDVSISAPALARLARAMRLTVAERAYLFGLGGRADPEEQPGEGGELAEGLAAIVGAIAFPAYLIDRTWTARAFNAAAARLFAGWLDGTERNLLRFIFLDPAARRLIRDFETRARRVAAEFRADYRRHLAAPEMKALVADLAAQSPLFAEAWDEQAVVDREGGLRLFDHPVRGHLAFRQTTLQPALHPELKLVVLEPLGSEAQAVP, via the coding sequence ATGGACGGATCGATCGCGACGAGGCGGCACGCGCTGGGGGATTTCGTACGGGCCCATCGCGCGCGGCTGCAACCGCTTTCCTTCGGGCTCGATCCCGGCCGGCGGCGGCGCACGCCGGGCCTTCGCCGGGAGGAGCTGGCGCAGCTCGCCGGCGTCAGCGCCACGTGGCTCGCCTGGATCGAACAGGGGCGCGACGTCTCGATCTCCGCCCCGGCGCTGGCGCGGCTCGCGCGCGCCATGCGGCTGACCGTGGCCGAGCGGGCCTATCTCTTCGGTCTCGGCGGCCGCGCCGATCCCGAGGAACAGCCGGGCGAGGGCGGCGAACTCGCCGAGGGGCTGGCGGCGATCGTCGGTGCCATCGCCTTCCCCGCCTATCTCATCGACCGCACATGGACGGCGCGCGCCTTCAACGCCGCCGCCGCACGGCTCTTCGCCGGCTGGCTCGACGGCACCGAGCGCAACCTGCTGCGCTTCATCTTCCTCGATCCGGCGGCCCGGCGGCTGATCCGCGATTTCGAGACGCGCGCGCGGCGCGTCGCGGCCGAATTCCGCGCCGATTATCGCCGTCATCTGGCTGCGCCGGAAATGAAGGCGCTCGTGGCCGACCTCGCCGCGCAAAGCCCGCTCTTCGCCGAGGCCTGGGACGAGCAGGCGGTGGTCGACCGGGAAGGCGGGCTGCGCCTCTTCGACCATCCGGTCCGGGGCCATCTCGCCTTTCGCCAGACGACCCTCCAGCCGGCGCTGCACCCCGAACTGAAGCTCGTGGTGCTGGAGCCGCTCGGCTCCGAGGCTCAGGCGGTGCCGTAG